The proteins below come from a single Halobacillus salinarum genomic window:
- a CDS encoding LapA family protein — protein MKGQTYIISALIFALLIAIFAVINVDPVQVNYLFGSGEAPLILVIIISVLMGGLVTASVGAVRYFKLKRQNRSLRNQLANLEETAPKEEKAETATTQEEDDHKEKHRRNAT, from the coding sequence ATGAAGGGGCAGACTTATATCATTTCCGCTCTCATTTTTGCATTATTAATTGCAATTTTTGCGGTCATTAACGTAGACCCTGTACAAGTGAATTACCTGTTTGGATCTGGAGAGGCACCGTTAATACTGGTTATCATCATTTCTGTGTTGATGGGTGGTCTCGTTACAGCTTCCGTTGGAGCCGTCCGTTATTTTAAATTAAAAAGGCAAAACCGTTCCTTAAGAAATCAGTTAGCCAATCTGGAGGAGACTGCACCTAAGGAAGAAAAAGCTGAGACAGCCACTACTCAGGAGGAAGATGACCATAAGGAGAAGCATCGTAGAAATGCAACCTAA
- the secDF gene encoding protein translocase subunit SecDF — MVKRGRIVAFFLVLVLLGTLIASTTTNITKNIKLGLDLQGGFEILYDVKPLHEGQEINQQVMEATVESLNQRVNALGISETNIAIENGNRIRVQLAGVKDQQEARKLLSTTANLSFRDVNDKEYLNGSDLVEGSAQQSYDRNNNPIVTLDMKDPSKFYDVTKEVSAREQDPDTPYLENLLVIWLDYDEDTSFAKEYGKDDHKYISAPRISKPIRSKSVQIEGNFTVDSAKKLANILNAGSLPVNLEETYSTSVGAQFGEQAMNKTIYAGIIGIAIIFLFMMAFYRFPGVIAAITLTAYIYLILVVFDFMQGVLTLPGIAALVLGVGMAVDANIITYERIKEELKAGKSVMSAFKAGNKQSLSTILDANITTLIAATVLFIFGTSSVKGFATMLIVSILVSFITAVYGTRLLMGLWVKSRYLNKRPKWFGVNPKDILSIEKGKEVEPTFMRRKFDLVGIRKRFFALSIVLVVTGIIILAVFRLNLGIDFTSGSRLSILSDGNIKTEEVEQTLEDKFGVKPKKVVLSGENDEIAVARFESELGKKKIGEIQSYYEDKYGNTPNVSTVSPVVGQELAKNAALSVLYASIGIIIYVTIRFEFFFAITAIIALLHDAFFIIALFSITRLEFDITIIAAILTIVGYSVNDTIVTFDRIRENLRKRRKVKSFKELAKVVNDSLLQTLTRSINTVLTVIFAALMLLIFGASSITNFSFALVVGLIAGTYSSLFIAAQLWLIWRGRSVKENPLEFTKKKPKSGGPQV; from the coding sequence ATGGTGAAACGCGGTCGCATCGTCGCCTTTTTTCTAGTTCTTGTTTTATTAGGAACTTTGATTGCGTCGACTACTACGAACATAACTAAAAATATTAAGTTAGGTCTTGATCTTCAAGGCGGGTTTGAAATCCTTTATGATGTCAAACCGCTTCATGAAGGACAGGAAATTAATCAGCAGGTCATGGAAGCCACAGTCGAATCTTTGAACCAGCGGGTGAACGCCCTGGGGATCAGTGAGACTAACATTGCTATAGAGAATGGCAATCGTATCCGTGTTCAGCTTGCAGGTGTGAAGGATCAACAGGAGGCAAGGAAGCTGCTTTCCACTACAGCGAACTTGTCTTTTCGAGACGTCAATGACAAAGAATATTTGAACGGCTCGGATCTCGTAGAAGGAAGTGCTCAGCAGTCCTACGATCGAAATAACAATCCGATTGTAACACTCGATATGAAGGATCCTTCGAAATTTTACGATGTTACCAAAGAGGTCTCTGCCCGTGAGCAGGATCCTGATACTCCATACTTAGAAAATTTATTAGTCATTTGGCTTGATTATGATGAAGATACTTCGTTTGCTAAAGAGTACGGCAAGGATGATCATAAGTACATTTCTGCCCCTCGCATCAGCAAGCCAATTAGAAGTAAGTCGGTTCAAATAGAAGGAAACTTCACAGTAGACTCAGCTAAGAAATTAGCCAATATTTTAAATGCCGGGTCGCTGCCTGTGAATCTTGAAGAAACGTATTCAACTTCTGTAGGAGCTCAATTCGGCGAGCAGGCGATGAATAAGACGATTTATGCAGGAATCATTGGAATTGCGATCATTTTCTTGTTTATGATGGCTTTCTATCGTTTTCCTGGAGTAATTGCTGCCATTACCTTGACAGCTTATATTTACTTAATCCTGGTAGTCTTTGACTTCATGCAGGGTGTACTGACACTGCCTGGTATTGCCGCGTTGGTTCTTGGGGTCGGTATGGCAGTAGATGCCAATATCATTACCTATGAAAGGATTAAAGAGGAGCTGAAAGCAGGGAAATCGGTGATGTCCGCTTTCAAAGCAGGTAACAAGCAGTCACTTTCCACGATTCTCGATGCCAATATTACGACGTTAATCGCAGCTACTGTTCTCTTTATCTTTGGTACAAGCTCGGTCAAAGGGTTTGCCACTATGCTGATCGTAAGTATTTTAGTAAGTTTTATCACAGCAGTTTACGGTACGCGTCTGCTCATGGGATTATGGGTGAAAAGCCGTTACTTGAACAAACGTCCGAAGTGGTTTGGTGTCAATCCAAAAGATATTCTGTCCATTGAAAAGGGGAAAGAAGTTGAACCAACCTTTATGAGACGGAAATTTGACTTAGTTGGTATCCGTAAACGATTCTTTGCATTGTCGATCGTACTGGTCGTCACAGGGATTATTATACTGGCGGTTTTCCGTTTGAATCTGGGAATCGATTTTACGAGCGGTTCTAGACTATCCATTCTTTCTGATGGAAACATCAAGACCGAGGAAGTGGAGCAAACCCTGGAAGATAAGTTTGGTGTTAAGCCGAAAAAAGTAGTATTATCTGGGGAAAATGATGAAATTGCTGTAGCCAGGTTTGAAAGTGAGCTCGGCAAAAAGAAAATTGGCGAGATCCAAAGTTATTATGAAGATAAATATGGCAACACACCAAACGTAAGTACTGTTTCGCCGGTCGTTGGCCAGGAACTTGCCAAGAATGCGGCACTATCAGTACTCTACGCATCGATTGGGATTATTATCTACGTCACGATCCGCTTTGAGTTTTTCTTTGCGATTACGGCGATCATTGCTTTATTGCACGATGCGTTCTTTATCATTGCGCTCTTCAGCATTACCAGGCTGGAGTTTGATATTACAATTATCGCCGCAATCTTGACCATCGTAGGATATTCGGTGAACGACACCATCGTAACGTTTGACCGAATTAGGGAAAACCTTAGAAAGAGGCGCAAGGTTAAGTCCTTTAAGGAACTTGCCAAAGTTGTAAACGACAGCCTGCTGCAGACATTAACACGTAGTATTAATACAGTGCTAACTGTAATCTTTGCAGCATTGATGCTGCTTATTTTCGGAGCATCTTCGATTACGAACTTCTCCTTTGCGCTAGTCGTTGGCTTAATTGCCGGTACCTATTCTTCCTTATTTATCGCGGCTCAGCTGTGGCTGATCTGGCGCGGAAGAAGCGTGAAAGAAAATCCTTTAGAATTTACTAAAAAGAAACCAAAGAGCGGCGGACCACAAGTCTGA